The following are encoded together in the Desulfococcus multivorans genome:
- a CDS encoding YkgJ family cysteine cluster protein codes for MKHIDPESLEDLPGRRLGGEDRFSFACHPKVGCFNRCCRNLNLFLYPYDVVRLRKNLDISSDRFLERYVDVVLRPGSHFPEVLLRMADNAEKTCPFLTDAGCSVYPDRPDTCRTFPVEQGVLFDAGTGRAERIHLFRPPSFCLGRHEDRTWTVASWAEDQDATRHNEMTLAWASVRRRFQANPWGAEGPRGPKARMAFMAAYNIDAFRDFVFRSSFLKRYKVRPERQRKYRRSDIELLKLSFEWIAFYLWGVPPTRFRPR; via the coding sequence ATGAAGCATATCGACCCGGAATCCCTTGAAGATCTTCCCGGCAGACGTCTTGGCGGGGAGGATCGTTTCTCGTTTGCCTGCCATCCGAAGGTGGGCTGTTTCAACCGTTGTTGCCGGAACCTCAACCTCTTTCTGTACCCCTACGACGTGGTTCGGCTCCGGAAAAACCTGGACATCTCCTCGGACCGGTTTCTGGAGCGCTACGTCGACGTGGTTCTCCGGCCCGGAAGCCATTTCCCCGAGGTGCTGCTTCGCATGGCGGACAACGCGGAAAAAACCTGTCCCTTCCTGACCGATGCCGGGTGCTCGGTCTATCCGGATCGTCCCGACACCTGCCGGACGTTTCCCGTGGAGCAGGGCGTGCTGTTCGACGCCGGAACCGGGCGCGCCGAGCGCATCCATCTGTTCCGGCCTCCGTCTTTCTGTCTGGGGCGCCACGAGGACCGGACGTGGACCGTCGCGTCCTGGGCCGAGGATCAGGACGCGACGCGCCACAACGAGATGACCCTGGCATGGGCCTCGGTGAGGCGCCGTTTCCAGGCGAACCCCTGGGGTGCCGAAGGGCCCCGGGGCCCCAAGGCCAGGATGGCCTTCATGGCGGCCTACAACATCGATGCGTTCCGTGATTTTGTGTTCAGGAGCAGCTTTCTGAAGCGATACAAGGTCAGGCCGGAGCGCCAGCGGAAATACCGGCGCAGCGACATCGAGCTGCTGAAGCTGAGCTTCGAATGGATCGCCTTCTACCTGTGGGGGGTGCCGCCCACCCGTTTCCGACCCCGGTAG
- a CDS encoding deoxyguanosinetriphosphate triphosphohydrolase — protein MSIREDFEERERRFMSPHGCLSSRSRGRVRPEPLRSIRTAFQLDRDRIVFSNAFRRMKYKTQVFLSPLGDQYRTRLTHTLEVAHIARTIARAMYLNEDLAEAIALGHDLGHTPFGHGGETALKEIFSHSFAHNEQSLRVVDFLENQGLGLNLTYEVRDGILKHSKGYGKIIPDDPEDAPCTAEGQIVRIADIMAYLNHDLEDAMRSRVIHESQVPEFCVRVLGRTHSDRATAMMRDLIFSSRVEDDRLILSNSQEVHDAMAELRRFLYDNVYRSPKVHKEFVKAKKILSELYAFYLENPSQLERELLNLEMRNLMNNGQPYERVVCDFIASMTDRYAMNLYSRLFFPSPLV, from the coding sequence ATGTCTATTCGTGAGGACTTCGAGGAACGGGAACGGCGTTTCATGTCCCCCCACGGGTGTCTGAGTTCCCGCTCGAGGGGTCGGGTTCGGCCGGAGCCCCTGCGATCCATACGGACGGCCTTTCAGCTGGATCGTGATCGGATCGTCTTCAGCAATGCCTTCCGGCGAATGAAATACAAGACCCAGGTGTTCCTGTCCCCCCTGGGGGATCAATACCGGACCCGTCTGACCCATACCCTCGAGGTGGCCCACATCGCGCGGACCATTGCCCGGGCGATGTATCTGAACGAGGATCTGGCCGAGGCCATCGCGTTGGGTCACGATCTTGGCCACACCCCCTTCGGGCACGGTGGGGAGACGGCTCTCAAGGAGATCTTTTCCCACAGCTTCGCCCACAACGAACAGAGCCTCCGGGTGGTGGACTTTCTCGAAAACCAGGGGCTCGGCCTCAACCTGACCTACGAGGTCCGGGACGGCATTCTCAAACATTCCAAAGGGTACGGCAAGATCATTCCCGACGACCCGGAGGATGCGCCCTGCACCGCCGAAGGCCAGATCGTCCGGATCGCCGACATCATGGCCTATCTCAACCACGACCTCGAGGATGCGATGAGAAGCCGAGTCATTCACGAGAGTCAGGTTCCCGAGTTCTGCGTGAGGGTCCTGGGGCGGACCCATTCCGATCGGGCCACGGCCATGATGCGGGACCTCATTTTTTCCAGCCGGGTCGAAGACGACCGTCTGATCCTCAGCAACAGCCAGGAGGTTCACGACGCCATGGCGGAGCTGCGCCGGTTCCTCTATGACAACGTCTACCGGTCCCCCAAGGTCCACAAGGAATTCGTCAAGGCGAAGAAGATCCTGTCGGAGCTCTACGCCTTTTATCTGGAAAATCCCTCACAGCTGGAGCGGGAACTCCTCAACCTCGAGATGCGGAATCTGATGAACAATGGTCAGCCCTACGAGCGCGTGGTGTGCGACTTCATTGCCAGCATGACCGACCGGTACGCCATGAACCTCTATTCCCGGTTGTTTTTCCCCAGCCCTCTCGTATGA
- a CDS encoding type I restriction enzyme HsdR N-terminal domain-containing protein, with product MEATMTGHHLILGELTDAVTGEVLADSHDERYRQKVARILLSEKGYVKAEITPRVPLTAIAGKRRGKIRVAFAVSVDGRIGMIIQYGPGSLVTRHRPALAMSRLLADYQIPVAVVTNGEDVDVLDGFSGNIVGRGFDALPAREALGKIVAGSAFTPISPRRADLESRIVYCYEIDGSCPCDTDICRLDETDED from the coding sequence ATGGAGGCAACGATGACGGGACACCATCTCATACTGGGCGAATTGACCGACGCGGTCACGGGGGAGGTGCTGGCGGACAGTCACGATGAACGGTATCGACAGAAGGTCGCGCGTATCCTTCTGTCGGAGAAGGGGTACGTCAAGGCCGAGATCACCCCGCGAGTCCCCCTGACGGCGATCGCCGGAAAGCGTCGGGGGAAAATCCGCGTCGCGTTCGCGGTGTCTGTCGACGGCCGGATCGGCATGATCATCCAATACGGCCCCGGCTCCCTCGTCACCCGCCACCGACCGGCCCTGGCCATGTCGCGGCTCCTCGCGGACTACCAGATTCCCGTGGCGGTCGTGACCAACGGAGAAGACGTCGACGTGCTGGACGGTTTCTCGGGAAACATCGTGGGCCGGGGCTTCGACGCCCTCCCTGCCCGGGAAGCTCTCGGAAAAATCGTCGCCGGGTCCGCCTTCACCCCGATTTCGCCCCGGCGGGCCGACCTGGAATCCCGGATCGTCTACTGCTACGAAATCGACGGCAGCTGCCCCTGCGACACCGACATCTGCCGGTTGGACGAGACTGATGAAGACTGA
- a CDS encoding nucleoside deaminase codes for MNHRYFMEKALAQARSALDRGEFPVGCVIVHENEIIAVGAREGTAGGGVNETDHAEMVALRRLDALGIQAPRERLTLYCTMEPCLMCFGAILIAGIGAVVWAYEDAMGGGTGCDRSTLPPLYRDRRITIVSGVLRCESLALFQAFFRDPANAYWSGSFLARYTLAQAAGG; via the coding sequence ATGAATCATCGCTATTTCATGGAAAAGGCCCTGGCTCAGGCCCGGTCGGCCCTGGATCGGGGAGAGTTCCCTGTTGGGTGCGTCATTGTCCATGAAAACGAGATCATCGCCGTCGGCGCGCGCGAGGGCACGGCAGGCGGCGGCGTCAACGAAACCGATCACGCCGAGATGGTCGCCCTCCGCCGCCTCGACGCCCTCGGGATCCAGGCCCCCAGGGAGCGGCTCACCCTTTATTGCACCATGGAACCATGTCTGATGTGTTTCGGTGCGATTCTCATCGCGGGCATCGGGGCCGTGGTCTGGGCTTACGAAGACGCCATGGGCGGCGGCACGGGATGCGACCGCTCGACCCTTCCCCCCCTCTACCGCGACCGGCGGATCACTATTGTCTCCGGGGTTCTTCGTTGCGAGAGCCTCGCGCTGTTCCAGGCTTTCTTCCGGGATCCGGCCAACGCCTACTGGTCGGGAAGCTTCCTGGCCCGGTATACCCTCGCCCAGGCGGCCGGGGGCTGA
- a CDS encoding electron transfer flavoprotein subunit alpha/FixB family protein, whose translation MTESGKNIWVFGDYRNYFQNRVTLQLLSRARDLAPALDAEVCAVILGHELEEYVGEYIAHGAQTVYVMDDPVLKDYNVERYADLTARLAAVHAPGILLVGATDFGREFAPVLAKRLKTGLTADCIDLGIDEDGLLVQTAPSFGGNLIADIVTPDARPQMATVRPGTFQEIPHDDTARGRVVRLPLPEDLPVPRVRLISAQRLPQRTQCLEEADVVICGGRGMGTRAKFKKLFDLARLMEGEVGATRPVVHAKWAGHDALVGQAGRHVRPKILFSFGISGAIQHTAALSGADFIIAVNKNPHATMMKMADVAVVADASQVCSALIRELKARIRE comes from the coding sequence ATGACTGAATCCGGGAAGAATATATGGGTGTTCGGCGACTATCGGAATTATTTCCAGAATCGGGTGACGCTCCAGCTCCTGTCCAGGGCCAGGGATCTCGCCCCCGCCCTCGACGCCGAGGTCTGCGCCGTGATTCTGGGCCATGAGCTGGAAGAATACGTGGGGGAATACATCGCACACGGGGCCCAGACCGTCTACGTCATGGACGATCCGGTCCTGAAGGACTACAATGTCGAGCGCTACGCCGATCTTACGGCCCGCCTCGCCGCGGTTCACGCCCCCGGAATTCTCCTTGTCGGGGCTACCGATTTCGGCCGTGAATTCGCTCCGGTTCTTGCAAAACGGCTGAAAACCGGGCTCACTGCGGACTGCATCGACCTCGGGATCGACGAGGACGGCCTCCTGGTCCAGACGGCGCCCTCCTTTGGCGGGAACCTCATCGCCGATATCGTCACCCCGGACGCCCGGCCGCAGATGGCCACCGTCAGACCCGGAACCTTCCAGGAGATCCCCCACGACGACACGGCCCGGGGCCGGGTGGTCCGGCTGCCGCTTCCCGAAGATCTTCCCGTTCCCCGGGTCCGGCTGATTTCCGCCCAGCGGCTTCCCCAGAGGACTCAGTGCCTGGAAGAGGCGGACGTCGTCATCTGCGGCGGCAGGGGGATGGGCACCAGGGCCAAATTCAAGAAGCTTTTCGACCTGGCGCGGCTGATGGAGGGGGAGGTGGGGGCAACCCGGCCGGTGGTCCATGCCAAATGGGCCGGCCACGACGCCCTGGTGGGGCAGGCGGGTCGGCACGTTCGGCCCAAGATCCTTTTTTCCTTCGGCATCAGCGGCGCCATCCAGCATACCGCCGCCCTCTCCGGCGCCGATTTCATCATCGCCGTCAACAAGAATCCCCACGCGACCATGATGAAGATGGCGGACGTCGCGGTGGTGGCTGATGCGAGCCAGGTCTGTTCGGCGTTGATTCGGGAACTGAAGGCCCGTATCCGGGAGTGA
- a CDS encoding electron transfer flavoprotein subunit beta/FixA family protein: MLKLIVCMKQVPKVSELPWDARTGTLKRELAAGMMNPACKHALEAALQLKHQWGGRITAVTMGPPAAREILHEAVAMGADGGVLLSDPRMAGADTDVTSFTLARAIEQTCPDFDLVLCGCYTTDSETAQVGPQLAQELDVPGVAYVEHLEIDGRTLCMRREADDFLETLEMDLPGLVTITTRRYTPRYVSMSGLQDAFGEVEIQTLDCDALGLDPVSVGMKASPTRIHKVYSAVAQKENVVLKGSPKKVVDALFERFGDRIGAALGKDLNPHEHAAVDGREDND; encoded by the coding sequence ATGTTGAAACTCATAGTCTGCATGAAACAGGTCCCCAAGGTTTCCGAGCTTCCCTGGGACGCCCGGACGGGGACCTTGAAACGGGAACTGGCAGCGGGCATGATGAATCCTGCCTGCAAACACGCCCTGGAGGCCGCCCTCCAGCTCAAGCATCAGTGGGGGGGGCGGATCACCGCCGTCACCATGGGGCCTCCCGCCGCCCGGGAAATCCTTCACGAAGCCGTCGCCATGGGCGCCGACGGCGGCGTTCTCCTGTCCGATCCCCGGATGGCCGGGGCCGATACCGACGTCACTTCCTTCACCCTCGCCAGGGCCATCGAACAAACCTGTCCGGATTTCGATCTGGTGCTGTGCGGGTGTTACACCACCGACAGCGAGACCGCCCAGGTGGGGCCCCAGCTGGCTCAGGAGCTGGACGTGCCCGGGGTGGCCTATGTGGAGCATCTGGAGATCGACGGACGGACCCTCTGCATGCGACGGGAGGCCGACGATTTTCTGGAAACCCTGGAGATGGACCTGCCCGGTCTGGTCACTATCACCACCCGGCGTTATACGCCCCGGTATGTCTCCATGAGCGGGCTCCAGGACGCCTTCGGCGAGGTGGAGATTCAGACCCTGGATTGCGACGCCCTGGGGCTCGACCCCGTGAGCGTCGGCATGAAGGCCTCGCCCACGCGGATTCACAAGGTCTATTCCGCAGTGGCCCAGAAAGAAAACGTGGTTCTGAAAGGGTCGCCCAAAAAGGTGGTCGACGCGCTCTTCGAGCGGTTCGGAGACCGGATCGGAGCGGCCCTCGGCAAGGACCTCAATCCCCATGAGCATGCAGCCGTAGACGGACGGGAAGACAATGACTGA
- a CDS encoding response regulator, with translation MVADRNPHVREFIKREMAAEGHRIDIAENGRELLKRIFRDDTIDLLILDPDLPDAQESALLTKLQDRLPYIPVVFHTFLSDYQNRLDIVNALGYVEKGARSIEHLKRIISDFRKNTGPSTLDAVRKRKQPGK, from the coding sequence TTGGTTGCCGACCGGAACCCACACGTGCGGGAATTCATCAAACGCGAGATGGCCGCCGAGGGGCATCGTATCGATATCGCGGAAAACGGCAGGGAACTCCTGAAGCGGATCTTCCGCGATGACACCATCGATCTCCTGATCCTGGACCCCGACCTTCCCGACGCCCAGGAATCCGCCCTGCTCACCAAGCTTCAGGATCGTCTCCCATACATCCCGGTGGTGTTTCACACCTTTCTTTCAGATTATCAGAACCGCCTCGACATCGTCAATGCCCTCGGCTATGTCGAGAAAGGCGCCAGAAGCATCGAGCATCTGAAACGCATCATTTCGGATTTTCGCAAAAATACGGGTCCGTCGACACTTGACGCCGTCAGGAAAAGAAAGCAGCCCGGCAAATGA
- a CDS encoding sensor histidine kinase, which yields MKFPKRHRRSESGYYQSLTRWMALIIIFVSITPVILVSGFILNAFRNSYQAKIYDHLGELVLKKTQNIDSFLWEKLSDIRYVAASTPFGELTREAVIQEKLRHLRREFDTVFEDLGVVNHEGVQLAYSGPFELEYADYSEAEWFKSAIQTRYYISDVFSGLRGKPHFIVAVRNMHDGKPWILRATLDFLSFNTLVERLRIGQTGFAIILNKYGEYQTKPFFENIEINNKNLYQFMKQADPTPKGIHIVERAGSDGRRKIYVGSFLKDDDWLLVYQQDKDDAFADLRHTQDIAVIIIVVSTLAVIAVAVMLSMKMIHRISVSDKEKEIMNQQVIETGKLASIGELASGIAHEINNPVAIMVEEAGWIEDLLMEEDLHQCKNLEEFQRAVGQIRLQGKRCKEITHKLLSFARKTDSWVQDVQINDLVEEVVNLSSQKAKYTNVDIVTRLDPNLPAIRASYTEGQQVLLNLINNALYALESKNDRGRIEINTKLADDHIVIDVIDNGSGIPAAVIPRIFDPFFTSKPVGKGTGLGLSICYGIIKKLGGEITVDSVLGEGTHFQIRIPSENPGTPLSGDT from the coding sequence ATGAAATTTCCCAAGCGACATCGGCGCTCCGAAAGCGGCTATTATCAATCGTTAACCCGCTGGATGGCCCTGATCATCATCTTCGTCTCCATCACCCCCGTGATCCTGGTCAGCGGTTTCATCCTGAACGCGTTTCGAAACTCCTATCAAGCCAAGATCTACGACCACCTGGGCGAGTTGGTGCTGAAAAAAACACAGAACATCGACAGCTTTTTATGGGAAAAACTGAGCGACATCCGGTATGTGGCGGCATCGACCCCCTTTGGAGAACTGACCCGGGAGGCGGTCATCCAGGAAAAACTGCGACACCTCAGGCGGGAGTTCGACACCGTCTTCGAAGATCTGGGCGTGGTGAACCACGAGGGCGTCCAACTCGCCTACTCCGGACCCTTCGAGCTGGAATACGCCGATTACTCCGAGGCGGAATGGTTCAAATCGGCCATACAGACCCGTTATTACATCAGCGACGTCTTCAGCGGGCTTCGGGGAAAACCCCACTTCATCGTCGCCGTCCGAAACATGCATGACGGAAAGCCGTGGATCCTCAGGGCGACCCTCGATTTTCTCTCCTTCAACACCCTGGTGGAGCGGCTTCGGATCGGCCAGACGGGTTTCGCCATCATCCTCAACAAGTACGGCGAATACCAGACCAAACCCTTCTTCGAAAACATCGAAATCAACAACAAGAACCTCTATCAGTTCATGAAACAGGCGGACCCCACCCCCAAGGGCATTCACATCGTGGAGCGCGCCGGATCCGACGGCCGCCGGAAGATCTATGTGGGATCCTTTCTCAAGGATGACGATTGGCTTCTGGTCTACCAACAGGACAAGGACGACGCCTTCGCGGACCTCCGCCACACCCAGGACATCGCCGTCATCATCATCGTCGTCAGCACCCTGGCCGTCATTGCCGTTGCCGTGATGCTCTCCATGAAAATGATCCACCGCATCAGCGTCTCCGACAAGGAAAAGGAGATCATGAACCAGCAGGTCATCGAGACCGGCAAACTGGCGTCCATCGGCGAACTGGCATCCGGCATCGCCCACGAGATCAACAACCCCGTCGCCATCATGGTGGAGGAGGCGGGATGGATCGAGGATCTCCTCATGGAGGAGGATCTCCACCAATGCAAGAACCTCGAAGAGTTTCAGCGGGCCGTCGGCCAGATCCGTCTGCAGGGCAAACGCTGCAAGGAGATCACCCACAAACTCCTCAGTTTCGCCAGAAAAACCGATTCATGGGTGCAGGACGTACAGATCAACGACCTCGTGGAGGAGGTGGTCAACCTCTCGTCCCAGAAGGCCAAATACACCAATGTCGACATCGTCACCCGTCTCGACCCGAACCTTCCGGCCATCCGGGCGTCCTATACGGAAGGACAGCAGGTTTTGCTGAACCTGATCAACAACGCCCTCTACGCCCTCGAATCGAAAAACGACCGGGGCCGTATCGAGATCAACACGAAACTGGCGGACGACCATATCGTCATCGACGTCATCGACAACGGCAGCGGTATCCCCGCGGCCGTCATCCCGCGGATATTCGACCCCTTCTTCACCAGCAAACCGGTTGGAAAGGGAACCGGACTGGGTCTGTCCATCTGTTACGGCATCATCAAGAAGCTGGGCGGAGAGATCACCGTCGACAGCGTCCTCGGCGAAGGGACCCATTTCCAGATCCGGATCCCTTCGGAAAACCCCGGGACGCCCCTTTCCGGTGACACGTAA
- a CDS encoding response regulator, which yields MAHNATTKPSETPPTIRLLLVDDEVGYLNVLSNRLARRGLDVVKARSGSEAIQAVRKRDFDVVVLDLLMEDMDGIEVLRILKKMDPGLMVVMLTGHGSEQASKEGMRYGAFDYLTKPCELEELLEKIREAYRRKSRP from the coding sequence ATGGCCCATAACGCGACAACAAAACCGTCGGAGACCCCTCCGACGATCCGGCTCCTCCTGGTGGACGACGAGGTGGGATATCTCAATGTCCTCTCCAATCGGCTCGCCAGGCGAGGACTCGACGTCGTCAAGGCCCGCAGCGGATCCGAGGCCATCCAGGCCGTCCGGAAACGGGATTTCGACGTCGTCGTGCTCGACCTTCTGATGGAGGACATGGACGGCATCGAGGTGCTCAGGATCCTGAAGAAGATGGATCCCGGCCTGATGGTGGTCATGCTGACCGGGCACGGTTCGGAGCAGGCCTCGAAGGAGGGCATGCGTTACGGCGCCTTCGATTACCTGACCAAACCGTGCGAACTCGAGGAACTTCTGGAAAAGATACGGGAAGCCTACCGCAGGAAAAGTCGTCCCTGA
- a CDS encoding SLC13 family permease, whose translation MLKNKNVQLGFAIFLGLIVLFLPRPEGTQFRVVGDGGRLLIEHLAQHFSVVPGEEGTADYILKARNPGAPEARQAFIAQKAAALDLPEIQVEYVDGLSPKAKRFLAVLVVLVFMFVAEPIPLEITAICIGVFLVLMGISDVKEAWAPYMHPVVVFIMCCLIFAISLDKAGLTKRLGYFIIKQAGDSVTRFTFIISIGLGLGSSVMHDAAACAVGIVTMLPLMRAAGIEPHSRTAKFMMLSLPFACSAGGMGTLMGGGRNMVAAAFLKEFTGIEITFFDWIKFCMPAAILTVPAAVFIVYLVYRPDPKIKLPQFDEALGPLTPMEKKTLAIIGATFILWLTKGVHGFDYSVTGMLGIAGLVLGGVLKWDDIQENMEWGTALFIFGGGISLGLAMGYSGAADYFAHLFFPLIQGGGWFLLFVGVGVFGALVTNAMANVAAAALILPIVIPMAQLEGVDPTVLALCLGTATSFAMLLVIGCPPNAIAYSYRYFKAADLTRVGLVATPVLLALLILVAATWWNILGLV comes from the coding sequence ATGCTAAAGAATAAGAACGTACAACTCGGATTTGCAATATTTCTCGGTTTAATCGTGCTTTTCCTGCCCAGACCCGAAGGGACTCAGTTCAGGGTTGTCGGCGACGGCGGCCGCCTCCTCATCGAACACCTCGCCCAGCACTTCTCCGTGGTGCCCGGCGAGGAGGGGACCGCCGACTACATCCTGAAGGCCCGCAATCCGGGTGCCCCGGAAGCCCGACAGGCCTTCATCGCCCAAAAGGCTGCGGCGCTCGACCTTCCGGAGATTCAGGTGGAATACGTCGACGGCCTCTCTCCCAAGGCCAAACGGTTCCTGGCGGTGCTGGTGGTCCTGGTCTTCATGTTCGTGGCCGAACCCATCCCTCTCGAGATCACCGCCATCTGTATCGGCGTTTTCCTCGTTCTCATGGGCATCTCCGACGTCAAGGAGGCCTGGGCCCCCTATATGCACCCCGTGGTCGTTTTCATCATGTGCTGCCTCATCTTCGCCATCTCCCTCGACAAGGCGGGCCTCACCAAACGCCTCGGCTATTTCATCATCAAGCAGGCCGGCGACTCCGTCACCCGCTTTACCTTCATCATCTCCATCGGACTGGGGCTCGGCTCGTCGGTGATGCACGACGCGGCCGCCTGCGCCGTCGGGATCGTCACCATGCTCCCCCTCATGCGGGCCGCGGGCATCGAACCCCACTCCAGAACGGCCAAGTTCATGATGCTTTCCCTGCCCTTCGCCTGCTCCGCCGGCGGCATGGGAACCCTCATGGGCGGCGGCCGGAACATGGTGGCGGCCGCTTTTCTAAAAGAGTTCACCGGCATCGAGATCACCTTCTTCGACTGGATCAAGTTCTGCATGCCGGCGGCCATCCTGACGGTTCCCGCGGCGGTGTTCATCGTTTATCTGGTCTATCGGCCGGATCCCAAAATCAAGCTTCCCCAGTTCGATGAGGCGCTCGGCCCCCTCACCCCCATGGAAAAGAAGACCCTCGCCATCATCGGGGCCACCTTTATCCTCTGGCTCACCAAGGGCGTTCACGGCTTCGACTATTCAGTCACCGGCATGCTGGGCATCGCCGGACTGGTCCTGGGCGGCGTGCTCAAGTGGGACGACATCCAGGAGAACATGGAATGGGGCACGGCGCTCTTCATCTTCGGCGGCGGGATCTCCCTGGGGCTCGCCATGGGATACTCGGGGGCGGCCGACTACTTCGCCCATCTCTTCTTCCCCCTGATCCAGGGGGGCGGCTGGTTCCTTCTTTTCGTGGGCGTCGGCGTGTTCGGGGCATTGGTCACCAACGCCATGGCCAACGTGGCCGCGGCAGCCCTGATTCTGCCCATCGTGATCCCCATGGCCCAGCTGGAGGGCGTCGACCCGACGGTCCTGGCCCTCTGCCTTGGGACGGCCACTTCCTTTGCCATGCTCCTGGTGATCGGCTGTCCTCCCAACGCCATCGCCTACAGCTACCGGTACTTCAAGGCCGCCGACCTGACCCGGGTCGGCCTGGTGGCCACGCCGGTTCTCCTGGCCCTCCTGATCCTGGTGGCGGCCACCTGGTGGAACATCCTGGGACTGGTGTAG
- a CDS encoding sensor histidine kinase, whose translation MESTHALENIRMLLVEDEAYFRSTLKKRLERRGMTLFEAADGEAGLAALTEHPVDIVITDMKMPGMDGLTFLKRVKADYPEIEVILLTGHASTTDGVAGIKAGAFDYLTKPVEFDHLMSKVGQAYDLILRRQAQRREAELHERMERQMALTERLAALGTLATGVAHEINNPLAIIRESAGWMETILKKPEMADMPRKTDFEKGLDKIEKAVERARRITHQLLEFVRKPDKKAAETDLKALIEESAHLIHREAANKGVDIVEELDENVGTIMSDPYQLRQVLLNLITNAVHATEKSGRITLGLENAPGESVRIRVSDTGSGIAPENLEKIFEPFFTTKSPGKGTGLGLFVTRGIVEQLGGTIEVESTLNAGTTFTVTLPRSIIPREASAEAPRKQRPGIFQKITQALSKETQHHDQDSDPHTRRGR comes from the coding sequence ATGGAATCGACACATGCCCTGGAAAATATCCGGATGCTCCTCGTGGAAGATGAGGCCTACTTCCGGAGCACCCTGAAAAAACGCCTTGAACGGCGGGGGATGACGCTCTTCGAGGCCGCCGACGGGGAAGCGGGCCTCGCCGCCCTGACGGAACACCCGGTTGACATCGTCATCACGGACATGAAAATGCCCGGAATGGACGGCCTTACGTTTCTCAAACGCGTCAAGGCGGATTACCCGGAAATCGAGGTCATCCTTCTGACGGGGCACGCCTCCACCACCGACGGCGTCGCCGGCATCAAGGCCGGCGCCTTCGACTACCTCACGAAACCCGTGGAGTTCGATCACCTGATGAGCAAGGTGGGACAGGCCTACGACCTGATTCTCCGTCGTCAGGCCCAGCGCAGGGAGGCCGAGCTCCACGAACGAATGGAACGGCAGATGGCCCTGACCGAACGGCTGGCCGCCCTGGGAACACTGGCCACCGGGGTGGCCCACGAGATCAACAATCCTCTGGCCATCATCCGGGAGTCGGCCGGCTGGATGGAGACGATCCTCAAAAAGCCTGAAATGGCTGATATGCCCCGAAAAACGGATTTCGAAAAAGGTCTCGACAAGATCGAGAAGGCCGTCGAAAGGGCCAGACGCATTACGCACCAGCTCCTGGAGTTCGTCCGAAAGCCGGACAAGAAAGCCGCGGAAACGGATCTGAAGGCCCTGATCGAGGAGTCCGCCCACCTGATCCACCGGGAAGCGGCCAACAAGGGCGTTGACATCGTCGAGGAACTGGATGAAAATGTGGGAACGATCATGAGCGATCCCTACCAGCTGCGCCAGGTCCTCCTCAACCTTATAACCAACGCCGTCCACGCCACGGAAAAAAGCGGAAGGATCACACTGGGTCTGGAAAATGCCCCGGGGGAATCGGTCCGGATCCGGGTGAGCGACACCGGATCGGGGATCGCCCCCGAAAACCTCGAAAAAATATTCGAACCTTTTTTCACGACCAAAAGTCCCGGCAAGGGCACGGGGCTGGGACTGTTTGTCACCCGGGGGATCGTCGAGCAACTGGGCGGCACCATCGAGGTGGAAAGCACCTTGAACGCGGGGACGACCTTCACCGTCACCCTTCCCCGATCCATCATACCCCGGGAGGCATCAGCGGAAGCGCCCAGAAAGCAGCGGCCGGGGATATTTCAAAAGATAACCCAAGCACTATCCAAGGAGACCCAACACCATGATCAAGATTCCGACCCGCATACTCGTCGTGGACGATGA
- a CDS encoding response regulator — translation MIKIPTRILVVDDEKDFVEMLSLRLEETGEKVTVAYDGQECLDILAQKSKEIDVVILDIRMPGMDGIDVLREIKKRFPLIEVIMLTGHGTTESAVEGMKLGAFDYLLKPADFEDLSKKLEGARKRKDEQEERIRRAEAKLLVRRTGGT, via the coding sequence ATGATCAAGATTCCGACCCGCATACTCGTCGTGGACGATGAAAAGGACTTTGTGGAAATGCTCTCCCTCAGGCTCGAGGAAACCGGGGAAAAGGTGACGGTTGCCTATGACGGCCAGGAATGCCTCGACATTCTTGCCCAGAAATCGAAAGAGATCGATGTGGTCATCCTCGACATCCGCATGCCGGGGATGGACGGCATCGACGTTCTTCGCGAGATCAAGAAGCGTTTTCCCTTGATCGAAGTAATCATGCTCACCGGCCACGGCACCACCGAAAGCGCTGTCGAGGGCATGAAGCTGGGCGCCTTCGATTATCTGCTCAAGCCGGCCGACTTCGAAGATCTTTCCAAAAAACTCGAGGGCGCCCGGAAACGGAAGGACGAACAGGAGGAACGTATCCGACGCGCCGAAGCCAAGCTGCTGGTCCGCAGAACCGGCGGCACGTGA